The Castanea sativa cultivar Marrone di Chiusa Pesio chromosome 11, ASM4071231v1 genome contains a region encoding:
- the LOC142616425 gene encoding uncharacterized protein LOC142616425, producing MRLLSQNCQGLENPWTGRSLRKVGREKAPNVCFLMETWLDSDGFENFYGELPFPNKIVVKKPDSGGGLALIWKNDVMLDLVNFTANHILAKCIGDFNAILQSSEKLNKRPPQMSQIDSFCTALEVCQLEDLRFKGYPSTRNNDRPRNANTKIQLERAVATKDWREKFQLSSMTNLSTHASDHLPIVLQTQYYRKTRS from the exons ATGAGGCTCCTAAGTCAGAACTGTCAAGGGCTTGAAAACCCTTGGACAGGTCGTAGCCTTCGCAAAGTTGGGAGGGAGAAAGCTCCAAATGTGTGTTTTCTGATGGAAACATGGTTAGATAGTGATGGATTTGAAAACTTTTATGGCGAATTACCTTTCCCGAATAAGATCGTAGTCAAAAAGCCTGATTCGGGTGGAGGCTTGGCATTAATATGGAAGAATgacgtgatgctagatttagTTAATTTCACAGCTAATCACATTCTTGCAAAA TGCATTGGGGATTTCAACGCCATACTCCAGTCTTCTGAGAAGCTTAACAAAAGGCCACCCCAAATGAGCCAAATTGATTCATTCTGTACTGCATTGGAGGTTTGTCAACTTGAGGACTTACGATTCAAGGGATATCCTTCTACCCGGAACAACGACAGGCctagaaatgcaaacacaaaaattcaacTAGAAAGAGCAGTAGCAACAAAGGATTGGAGAGAAAAATTTCAACTTAGTTCAATGACAAATCTCTCTACCCATGCTTCAGACCATCTCCCTATAGTTCTTCAAACACAATATTATAGGAAGACTAGATCATGA